The Apium graveolens cultivar Ventura chromosome 3, ASM990537v1, whole genome shotgun sequence sequence aaataaaaataacatTAAATTAGTTTTGATTAATGACCCGATTAATCCCTAATTATCTGATTAATCCTCGATTATCCGATTAATCACCGGAGGGTGCCTTCACCGACTAAGTCTGATTCCCGCTTTTTACGACACTGATCTTACCACAATCAATTCCATATGTGCCACCTATTGATACAGTCTGCTTAGggtatttattaattttatatatttttggTCTTTGAAGACTAGATGAGCTCTTTTGAGGCAAGGATTTCGTTTTTATTTCTTTTGTTGGATATTTTAGTGTAATTGGATTGACTAGTTGATcaatataatcataatattaaaTTGAACAAGTCAGGAGAGTGCGAAGTGCATGCTTTGTTCGAGTTTATTGTGATTTTGGTATTATTGTTTATGAGACATGTCCATTGGCAACAGTCACACCTGTTGAAATAAGATGTGCCTGTTAGTTTTAGCCATGACTGTTAGACTGAGATGTGTGTATTGGCAAAAGACTGAGATGTGTCTGTTGGCAAAAGACACATATGTTGACATCCATCTATAGGTGTTGCATTGAACAATTTTGGGGTTGGTTCATTTTCTTGAAATTCACAACAAAAACACATTCTCTCTTCTTGCAGAATTTCTGACTTTATCCGATTGATTTATTTGGGTGAACCACAAATAACTTCAACCTGAAAGTGTTCACACAACTTCGGAAAAATCCAAGTTACTACCATTTTTTCCCAACATAGATTGAAGTTATTTTTTTTCTGAAGATGACGAACGGAGAATCTGCAAAAGATATGACAAACAAGTTTGCAAAACTGGACAAGTTTGAGGGTCAGGATTTTAGAAGATGGCAGAAGAAGATGCATTTTCTGTTGACCACACTGAAGGTTGTGTATGTTACCCCTATGCCAGAAGTGATTAAGAATGAAACTATTGAACAAACAAGGAAGCGCTGCAAATGGGAAAACGATGATTACATCTATCACGGTCACATCTTGAACGGTATATCTGATTCCCTTTTCGATGTATACCAAAATGTTGATTCAGCGAAAGAATTGTGGGATTCTCTTGAATCCAAGTACATGGCAGAAGATGCTTCTAGTAAGAAGTTTCTGGTCAGTAATTTTATGAACTATAAAATGGTCAATTCTAGACCGGTGATGGAACAATACAATGAATTGTTAAGGATTCTGGAACAGTTTGTTCAACACAATTGAAGATGGATGAATCTATCTCTGTTTATGGTGTTATAGACAAACTGCTACCATCATGGAAGGATTTTAAACACACCTTGAAACATAATAAAGATGATATGACACTGGTTGAACTTGGAAGTCACTTCAGAATTGAAGAGGCTTTGAGAACTCAAGAAATTGAGAATAATCCTAAGGGCAAGAACCAAGTCAGTGATTCTTCTGTAAATATTGTTGAAGATGGTGGACCTTCTAAGAAATCTAAGGATGACAAGGGTGATAAACAGAAGTTTAAAGGAAACTACAACTCTTCCAACAAAAATCCTAAGATGGCATGTTGGAAGTGTAGCAAACCTGGACATTTCAAGAAGGATTATCGGGTTGGTAAAGGCAAGCAGGAAAAGCAAAATGCTGGTCCAAGTGGATCCAAGGATCCAGAAAAGCAACAAGATCAGATGttaatacaaaattataattcTTGTCAGAATTACGTATCACTAATATCTGAGGCATTTTATGTGCAGGATGATAATATTGCTTGGTggattgattcaggagcaacgAGTCATGTATGTAAAGATCTTCGTTGGTTCATAGACTTTCAACCAATCGAAGATGGATCTATCTTAAAGATGGGAAATGTTGCAACTGAACCGATCAAAGGAGTAGGATATGTCAAGCTAGTTTTTACTTCTGGAAAatgtatattattaaataatgtgTTGTATGTTCTGGGGATTCGAAAGAATCTCTTGTCTGGTGTTGTATTAAATAATCATGGATATAAACAAGTTTATGAAAGTGATAAGTATATCTTGTCAAAACATGGTAATTTTGTTGGCTTTGGCTATTTATGTAATGGTATGTTTATGTTAAATGTAAATACTCAATTTAATAAAGAATCTGCTTGTATGGCTTCTACTAGTACTAGCAACAGTTTGAATAAATCAGaattatggcatgctagattaggacatgtacATTATAAAAGAATAAAGGATATGTCTAAAATGAGTCTCATACCTGCTATTGATTTAAACAATGAAAAATGTAAAACATGCATGTTGACAAAGATAACTAGAATGCCCTTTAAAGATGCTAATAGGGTGTCTGATGTATTAGAACAATACATAGTGATTTATGTGATTTTCATTCTACACCATCATTAGGAAATAAAAAGTATGTAGTTACTTTTATTGATGATGCTTCTAGATATTGTTATGTATATTTGTTGCATACAAAGGATGAAGCTGTTGACTtctttaaaatatataaagaagAAGTAGAGCTACATCAGAGTACCATGATTAAAAATTTACGTACTGATAGAGGAGGAGAGTATTATGATCCGGTATATTTTCGATCTACTAGTATAGTACATCAAACCACAGGTCCTTATACACCACAACATAATGGCGTGgcagaaagaaagaataggactttGAAAGAAATGGTTAATTCTTTGTTATCCTACTCGGGTTTGAGTGAGGGTTTTTAGGGTGAGGCTATGTTAACAACTTGTTATTTATTGAATCGAATTCCTAGTAAGAGAAATAAGATTACCCCTTATGAACTTTGGTACAAAGAGTCACCAAAATTGAATTTTCTGAGAGTTTGGGGATGTAGAGCAATTGTAAGACTCACTGAACAAAAAAGAAGACACTTGGGTGAACGAGGTATAGATtgtatttttgttggttatgcTGAGCATTCCATCGCATATAGATTATATGTGTTAGAATCAAATGACTATGTGTCTGTGAACTCGATTATTGAGTCAAGAGATGCTATCTTTGATGAAAACAGATTTACGTCTATGCCTAGACCAAGGGACATGCTTCAGAATTCTTATAGTAAGAACTCAGTTTCTACTGAAGATGTTCATGGACCGTCTGAACCAAGGAGAAACACTAGAGCTAGAAAAGTGAAGTCTTTTGGAGATGACTTTCATCTTTATCTAGTTGAAGATCCTAGAGATGAAATTGAATATCAATAccaatattattttattattgaggATGATCCAAAAACTTTTTGTGAAGTTATGACATCAAGGGATGTTACATTCTGGAAAGAAGCTATCCAGGATGAAATGGTATCTATCATGAATAATAATACATGGGAATTGAGTGATCTGCCCCCTGGCTGTAAAGCATTGGGAAGCAGATGGATCTTCAAAAGGAAAATGAAGGTGGACGGTACAATAAATAAGtttaaagctagattggttattCAAGGCTTTAGACAAAAGAAGGGATTGATTATTTtgatttgctcctgttgctaggacTTCCACTATTATGTTGTTAATAGCACTTGTTGTTATACACAACCTTGTCAttcatcaaatggatgtgaaaactgCATTCTTGAATGGTGAATTAGATGAAGAGATTTATATGAAACAACCCGAAGGGTTTGTTATGCCTGGTTATGAGAACAAGGTGTGTAAGTTGAAGAAATCACTTTATGGTCTAAAACAAGCACCGAAGGATTGGCATgataaatttgataatgtggtcTTGTCTAATGgttattgttaggtcccaatgtgtttgtagaagggggggttgaatacaaacagtaccaaataatcgaattaaatgcggaataaaaatatgaaacaaaattcaagttaaataagaatattattaaacttgaaaggtgttacaacaactgtatcgattacaaggaattaatctcaaattattatcacaaatctagaataaattcgacatgaactttttctatttttgcaataaaaagatttaaatgctaaacgcaatttgagattaagttctagggattttgatccgctagatagttacacaagaacaagataataatttctagtggtttggatttaactttacaaactaaaaat is a genomic window containing:
- the LOC141714511 gene encoding uncharacterized protein LOC141714511 yields the protein MTNGESAKDMTNKFAKLDKFEGQDFRRWQKKMHFLLTTLKVVYVTPMPEVIKNETIEQTRKRCKWENDDYIYHGHILNGISDSLFDVYQNVDSAKELWDSLESKYMAEDASSKKFLMDESISVYGVIDKLLPSWKDFKHTLKHNKDDMTLVELGSHFRIEEALRTQEIENNPKGKNQVSDSSVNIVEDGGPSKKSKDDKGDKQKFKGNYNSSNKNPKMACWKCSKPGHFKKDYRVGKGKQEKQNAGPSGSKDPEKQQDQMLIQNYNSCQNYVSLISEAFYVQDDNIAWWIDSGATSHVCKDLRWFIDFQPIEDGSILKMGNVATEPIKGVGYVKLVFTSGKCILLNNVLYVLGIRKNLLSGVVLNNHGYKQVYESDKYILSKHGNFVGFGYLCNESNDYVSVNSIIESRDAIFDENRFTSMPRPRDMLQNSYSKNSVSTEDVHGPSEPRRNTRARKVKSFGDDFHLYLVEDPRDEIEYQYQYYFIIEDDPKTFCEVMTSRDVTFWKEAIQDEMVSIMNNNTWELSDLPPGCKALGSRWIFKRKMKVDALVVIHNLVIHQMDVKTAFLNGELDEEIYMKQPEGFVMPGYENKVCKLKKSLYGLKQAPKDWHDKFDNVVLSNGYC